A single Oryzias melastigma strain HK-1 linkage group LG24, ASM292280v2, whole genome shotgun sequence DNA region contains:
- the LOC112158442 gene encoding complement C1q subcomponent subunit B — protein MMSSWILLVALACGLVGAQDPTLQELSTKVQQLTTKVEELQRDVSVRQVAFSAALLETQEWTDVGPFDADKTLEFKKVVTNVGNGYNPETGIFTAPVKGLYYFRVTGMAGSSGELNAGLKKNGQNMFAIYQKAGTQAGTSNGMALELEQGDRVYVQLWPNLTVADQSRLSTFTGFLVFPM, from the exons ATGATGTCCAGCTGGATTCTTCTGGTGGCTCTTGCCTGTGGTTTGGTGGGTGCTCAGGACCCCACACTGCAGGAGCTAAGCACCAAAGTGCAACAGCTAACAACCAAAGTGGAGGAGCTCCAGAGGGATGTATCAG TGAGACAGGTGGCCTTCTCTGCTGCACTTCTTGAGACTCAGGAATGGACCGATGTGGGGCCGTTTGATGCCGACAAAACCCTTGAATTCAAGAAGGTCGTGACCAACGTTGGAAATGGATACAACCCAGAGACAG GCATCTTCACGGCTCCAGTCAAAGGGCTCTACTACTTCAGGGTCACTGGGATGGCTGGGAGCAGTGGTGAATTAAACGCAGGACTCAAAAAGAATGGACAGAACATGTTTGCAATCTACCAAAAAGCAGGAACACAGGCCGGCACCTCAAATGGGATGGCTCTGGAACTGGAGCAGGGCGACCGGGTCTACGTCCAGCTTTGGCCAAACTTGACCGTGGCTGACCAGAGTCGGCTCAGCACTTTCACCGGATTCCTGGTTTTCCCCATGTAG